From Deinococcus aquaticus, one genomic window encodes:
- a CDS encoding cysteine desulfurase-like protein translates to MTQPAPARAPLPTRDDLRAQFPPLARGRAYLDNAAGGLLPLRAIKAVTGHLMTYGATNAMPGHQPGREILALKHRAREGTALFLNAAPEDVALAQSATALTFRLAGAFARLWGPGDEVILSGLEHESNASPWRELERVGVTVKVWHARQPDMTLHPDDLAALLTPRTRLVAVTAASNALGVTPDIPAITAQVRAAGAWTIVDAVHAAPHTFPDVQTWGADFLTFSPYKVWAPHLGALWIRPDLRATLPWPRLEFIPVGDITGIEHGTPQFELLAGWLGTLDYLRDLAGHADLTRAALEAASARIHDLEQPVMHRLVTGLLDHDLVTVYGPQGTQGRVGTVAFRVSGEAPEQTADRLSRAGVDVAAGHFYAAQPLRDLGLYPQGVVRASIAHYTTTEDIDRMLTELG, encoded by the coding sequence ATGACCCAACCCGCACCGGCCCGCGCCCCGCTGCCCACCCGCGACGACCTGCGCGCCCAGTTCCCGCCGCTCGCGCGGGGCCGCGCGTACCTCGACAACGCTGCCGGGGGCCTGCTGCCCCTGCGTGCCATCAAGGCCGTCACCGGGCACCTGATGACCTACGGCGCCACGAACGCCATGCCGGGCCACCAGCCGGGCCGCGAGATTCTGGCCCTCAAGCACCGCGCCCGCGAGGGCACCGCCCTGTTCCTGAACGCCGCGCCGGAAGACGTGGCCCTCGCGCAGAGCGCCACCGCCCTCACCTTCCGGTTGGCCGGGGCATTCGCGCGCCTATGGGGGCCCGGCGACGAGGTCATCCTGAGCGGCCTGGAACACGAGAGCAACGCCAGCCCCTGGCGGGAACTGGAACGCGTGGGCGTCACCGTGAAGGTCTGGCACGCCCGCCAGCCCGACATGACCCTGCACCCCGACGACCTCGCCGCGCTGCTCACGCCCCGCACGCGGCTGGTCGCCGTGACGGCCGCCAGCAACGCGCTGGGCGTCACGCCGGACATTCCTGCCATCACCGCGCAGGTCCGCGCCGCCGGAGCGTGGACCATCGTGGACGCCGTGCACGCCGCGCCACACACCTTCCCGGACGTGCAGACCTGGGGCGCGGACTTCCTGACCTTCAGCCCTTACAAGGTCTGGGCGCCGCACCTGGGGGCCCTGTGGATCCGCCCGGACCTGCGCGCCACGCTCCCCTGGCCCCGCCTGGAATTCATCCCGGTCGGCGACATCACGGGTATCGAGCACGGCACCCCGCAGTTCGAACTGCTGGCCGGATGGCTCGGCACCCTGGATTACCTGCGTGACCTCGCCGGACATGCCGACCTGACCCGCGCCGCCCTGGAAGCCGCCTCCGCGCGCATTCACGATCTGGAACAGCCGGTCATGCACCGCCTCGTGACCGGCCTGCTCGACCACGACCTCGTCACCGTGTACGGCCCGCAGGGCACGCAGGGCCGCGTGGGCACCGTCGCCTTCCGCGTGAGCGGCGAGGCCCCGGAGCAGACCGCCGACCGCCTCAGCCGCGCCGGGGTGGACGTCGCCGCCGGACACTTCTACGCCGCGCAACCCCTGCGTGACCTGGGCCTGTACCCGCAGGGCGTCGTGCGCGCCAGCATCGCCCACTACACCACTACCGAGGACATCGACCGGATGCTGACCGAACTGGGCTGA
- a CDS encoding DUF4127 family protein, which translates to MKFSRPVLLSTLSSLTLALGGALGGAHAQTLLPLDSRPATRVLPALIADLRGGAAHVPPASLLGNAQVGADPAALSAWLEAQPKDGPLIAALDALAYGGLVQSRTSPLSAAEALARLEPLRTWTARTGQPVYAFITLPREPDATNRERNLAVTRTLLDWARAGSFAQLHISWDDALPGSPAPAEGAALAKEAPANVLVYPGADEVLSMLTARALAPQPATVTFEYSDPAAARQVMKYEGIPLTQSAVNHAQASGFTVQEAGQPADLTVFVFNGGDPRRAAVRVSRLLTAGPVAVADVEKVNLGNPRLWTDLQTLRRTANLKALAAWGTPGNNLGAALAHAKVALSPGADPVRQDALLAREYANDVIYSADLRAALRKAIPEAQLTAPGTQDTLLNLARDAFPLRLGGTYTLQDATLPWGRSFEWDFTLTPQP; encoded by the coding sequence ATGAAGTTCTCCCGTCCGGTTCTGCTGAGCACGCTGTCCTCCCTGACCCTCGCGCTGGGTGGGGCGCTGGGCGGCGCGCACGCACAGACGCTGCTGCCCCTGGATTCCCGCCCGGCCACGCGGGTCCTGCCGGCCCTGATCGCGGACCTGCGGGGCGGCGCGGCGCACGTTCCGCCTGCCTCGCTGCTGGGGAATGCGCAGGTGGGCGCGGACCCGGCGGCCCTGAGCGCGTGGCTGGAGGCGCAACCCAAGGACGGCCCGCTGATCGCCGCACTGGACGCCCTGGCGTACGGCGGGCTGGTGCAGTCCCGCACGAGCCCGCTGAGTGCCGCAGAGGCGCTGGCGCGGCTGGAACCCCTGCGCACCTGGACGGCCCGCACCGGGCAGCCCGTGTACGCGTTCATCACGCTGCCGCGCGAACCGGACGCCACGAACCGCGAACGCAACCTCGCCGTGACCCGCACCCTGCTGGACTGGGCGCGCGCCGGGAGTTTCGCGCAGTTGCACATCAGCTGGGACGACGCGCTGCCCGGCAGTCCTGCGCCCGCCGAGGGCGCGGCGCTGGCCAAAGAGGCCCCGGCGAACGTGCTGGTCTACCCCGGCGCGGACGAGGTGCTGTCCATGCTGACCGCCCGCGCCCTGGCCCCGCAGCCCGCCACCGTGACCTTCGAGTACAGCGACCCGGCCGCCGCACGGCAGGTCATGAAGTACGAGGGCATTCCCCTGACGCAGAGCGCCGTGAATCACGCGCAGGCCAGCGGCTTCACCGTGCAGGAGGCAGGCCAGCCGGCGGACCTGACCGTGTTCGTGTTCAACGGCGGCGACCCGCGCCGCGCCGCCGTGCGCGTCAGCCGCCTGCTGACCGCCGGGCCGGTCGCGGTGGCCGACGTGGAGAAGGTGAACCTGGGCAACCCGCGTCTGTGGACGGACCTTCAGACGCTGCGCCGCACCGCGAACCTCAAGGCGCTGGCCGCGTGGGGCACGCCCGGCAACAACCTGGGCGCGGCCCTCGCGCACGCCAAGGTGGCCCTCTCGCCCGGCGCGGACCCCGTCCGGCAGGACGCCCTGCTGGCCCGCGAGTACGCCAACGACGTGATCTACAGCGCCGACCTGCGCGCCGCCCTGAGAAAGGCCATCCCGGAAGCGCAACTGACCGCCCCCGGCACGCAGGACACCCTGCTGAACCTCGCCCGCGACGCCTTCCCGCTGCGCCTGGGTGGCACGTACACCCTCCAGGACGCCACGCTGCCCTGGGGCCGCTCGTTCGAGTGGGACTTCACGCTGACGCCCCAGCCGTAA
- a CDS encoding ABC transporter permease has translation MKSPGLRWTDIWKLAWRGLTRRRVRTLLTTLGITVAVASMVIFLSLGEGIRKVFVSQLGGIGPDVQVSLTPLSQGLALQPNLPQKTADDIQALAPELGIQTVTPVIMAVRGGLEVTQSVVLYGLPAAQGIAAVFPTTTAAQGRALTPADEGAGVAVAGAKAAQNLRLKVGSTLNLNRRNQVKVIGVLAPESGLVDNFIFIPLGTLQRSEGAAGRVSLVAVKLDNPRDARRVADVLSEKLDLEAGTQSDFLSFIDRALIISDAVRFGISLIALIVGGLAVANTVMMGVFERTREFGTLRAIGARPSFVRSLVLTESLLLSLVGGVGGVLLGLAGIAGVNLYTQQLAGIDAAALTPRLVLLALAISLLLGLLSGLLPARNAGRMSIVGALGRI, from the coding sequence ATGAAGTCGCCAGGACTACGATGGACGGACATCTGGAAACTCGCCTGGAGGGGCCTGACCCGCCGCCGCGTGCGCACGCTGCTGACCACGCTGGGCATCACGGTCGCGGTCGCCAGCATGGTGATCTTCCTGTCGCTGGGCGAGGGCATCCGCAAGGTGTTCGTCTCGCAGCTCGGCGGGATCGGCCCGGACGTGCAGGTCAGCCTCACGCCGCTGTCGCAGGGACTGGCGCTGCAACCCAACCTGCCGCAGAAGACCGCCGACGACATCCAGGCGCTCGCGCCGGAGCTCGGCATTCAGACGGTCACGCCGGTCATCATGGCCGTGCGCGGCGGCCTGGAAGTCACGCAGAGCGTCGTCCTGTACGGCCTGCCCGCCGCGCAGGGCATCGCGGCCGTGTTCCCCACCACCACCGCCGCTCAGGGCCGCGCCCTGACCCCCGCCGACGAGGGCGCGGGCGTGGCGGTCGCCGGCGCGAAGGCCGCGCAGAACCTGCGGCTGAAGGTCGGCAGCACCCTCAACCTCAACCGCCGCAACCAGGTGAAAGTGATCGGCGTGCTCGCCCCGGAAAGCGGGCTGGTGGACAACTTCATCTTCATTCCGCTGGGCACCCTGCAACGCAGCGAGGGCGCGGCGGGCCGCGTGTCACTGGTCGCCGTGAAACTCGACAACCCCCGCGACGCCCGGCGCGTGGCCGACGTGCTGTCCGAGAAACTGGACCTGGAGGCCGGCACCCAGAGCGACTTCCTGAGTTTCATTGACCGCGCCCTGATCATCAGTGACGCCGTGCGCTTCGGCATCTCGCTGATCGCCCTGATCGTCGGCGGGCTGGCCGTGGCGAACACCGTCATGATGGGCGTCTTTGAACGTACCCGCGAGTTCGGCACGCTGCGGGCCATCGGGGCGCGGCCTTCGTTCGTGCGGTCCCTGGTCCTGACCGAATCGCTGCTGCTATCGCTGGTGGGCGGCGTGGGCGGCGTGCTGCTCGGCCTCGCCGGGATCGCCGGCGTGAACCTCTACACCCAGCAGCTCGCCGGGATCGACGCGGCCGCCCTGACCCCCAGGCTGGTGCTGCTGGCGCTGGCCATCAGCCTGCTGCTGGGCCTGCTCTCGGGCCTGCTGCCGGCCCGGAACGCCGGGCGCATGAGCATCGTGGGCGCCCTCGGGAGAATCTGA
- a CDS encoding ABC transporter ATP-binding protein: MTTTHPTQPTAQAANHPTNQAAPTLPGLRTETLSRTYPSGDGQVLALAPFTHTFPPGLTAVVGPSGSGKSTLLNLLAGFDEPTTGRVVVGDTALTTLSEADRADFRLRHYGFVFQNHNLVSILSAQENVEFPLTLAGMPARQRQDRARELLALVGLEARAGHLPNQLSGGEAQRVAVARALAHDPAILLADEPTGNLDSRTGERVLGLLQRAAATGRTVILITHDRDVAAQADHHLSVKDGVVSLED, from the coding sequence ATGACCACCACCCACCCCACCCAACCGACCGCCCAGGCGGCCAACCACCCAACGAACCAGGCTGCGCCCACGCTGCCCGGCCTGCGCACCGAGACCCTCTCACGCACCTACCCCAGCGGCGACGGACAGGTGCTGGCCCTCGCGCCCTTCACGCACACCTTCCCGCCCGGCCTGACCGCCGTGGTCGGTCCGTCCGGCAGCGGCAAGAGCACCCTGCTGAACCTCCTGGCCGGCTTCGACGAACCCACCACCGGCCGCGTCGTCGTCGGGGACACCGCCCTGACCACCCTGAGCGAGGCGGACCGCGCCGACTTCCGGCTGCGCCACTACGGATTCGTGTTCCAGAACCACAACCTCGTCAGCATCCTCAGCGCGCAGGAGAACGTCGAGTTCCCCCTGACGCTCGCGGGCATGCCCGCCCGGCAACGGCAGGACCGCGCCCGCGAACTCCTCGCGCTCGTCGGCCTGGAGGCGCGCGCCGGACACCTGCCCAACCAACTCTCGGGCGGCGAGGCGCAGCGCGTCGCGGTCGCCCGCGCGCTGGCGCACGACCCGGCCATCCTGCTGGCCGACGAACCCACCGGCAACCTCGACAGCCGCACGGGCGAGAGGGTCCTGGGCCTGCTGCAACGCGCCGCCGCGACCGGCCGCACCGTCATCCTGATCACCCACGACCGCGACGTGGCCGCGCAGGCCGACCATCACCTGAGCGTGAAAGACGGCGTGGTCAGCCTGGAAGACTGA
- the alr gene encoding alanine racemase yields the protein MSVLASRARALIDPDALRGNLGALAARSGTPLILPVKANAYGHGLNLIVSLAAAHPDVWGFAVATPREAQAAAALNTGRPVLLLTPPTPAEVPVLADLGVRLPVASLAEAAALPAHARAHLKVDTGMNRLGARPEEAVAVGLELARRGLLEGAYTHFASADEPDLGFAHEQLRRFRAVLDALPPTPQPLLAHAANGGAVLSLGRLPGMALARPGLAAYGFAPPHLRAHAPLTPVMTVQASVTHLHTVPAGETVSYGGLWRAPRDTPVATVGIGYADGYPRGATGRAEVIVAGQRRPVLGRICMDQLMIDVTGLTVQPGDPVTLWTQRELTVTDVAAWGGTVEYEVLTGVGERVERQVGETS from the coding sequence ATGTCCGTCCTCGCCTCCCGCGCCCGCGCGCTGATCGACCCCGACGCCCTGCGCGGCAACCTGGGCGCCCTCGCCGCCCGCAGCGGCACGCCCCTGATCCTGCCGGTCAAGGCGAACGCCTACGGGCACGGCCTGAACCTGATCGTGTCCCTGGCCGCCGCGCACCCGGACGTCTGGGGGTTCGCGGTCGCCACGCCCCGCGAGGCGCAGGCCGCCGCCGCGCTGAACACCGGCAGGCCCGTGCTGCTGCTCACGCCACCCACGCCCGCCGAGGTGCCGGTCCTGGCCGACCTGGGCGTGCGCCTGCCCGTCGCGTCGCTGGCGGAGGCCGCCGCGCTGCCCGCCCACGCCCGCGCGCACCTGAAAGTCGACACCGGCATGAACCGCCTGGGCGCCCGCCCCGAGGAGGCGGTCGCCGTGGGCCTCGAACTGGCCCGGCGCGGCCTGCTGGAAGGCGCGTACACCCATTTCGCCAGCGCCGACGAACCCGACCTGGGCTTCGCGCACGAGCAACTGCGCCGCTTCCGGGCGGTGCTGGACGCCCTGCCCCCCACGCCGCAGCCGCTGCTGGCGCACGCCGCGAACGGTGGCGCCGTCCTCAGCCTGGGCCGCCTGCCGGGCATGGCGCTCGCCCGGCCCGGACTGGCCGCGTACGGCTTCGCCCCCCCGCATCTGCGCGCCCACGCCCCGCTGACCCCGGTGATGACCGTGCAGGCCAGCGTCACGCACCTGCACACCGTCCCGGCCGGCGAGACCGTCAGTTACGGCGGCCTGTGGCGGGCCCCGCGCGACACGCCGGTCGCCACGGTCGGTATCGGGTACGCCGACGGCTACCCCCGGGGCGCTACCGGCCGCGCCGAGGTGATCGTCGCCGGGCAGCGCCGCCCGGTCCTGGGCCGCATCTGCATGGATCAACTGATGATCGACGTGACCGGCCTGACCGTGCAGCCCGGCGACCCCGTCACCCTCTGGACGCAGCGGGAGCTGACCGTCACCGACGTGGCCGCCTGGGGAGGCACCGTGGAATACGAGGTCCTGACCGGCGTGGGCGAGCGCGTGGAACGCCAGGTGGGGGAGACCTCGTGA
- a CDS encoding IS630 family transposase (programmed frameshift), with product MGRKKQFVVVLTANERQELTDMTRKGVHSARVMTRARLLLLSDQGLKDRDVAERVGVSTVTVASIRRKFVQGGLQAALYERARPKQPPKLNAHGTAILIAEVCSAPVGRETWTMQLLADRLVTLGVVDSISDETVRRTLKKTFLKPWQVESWCVAQVGADFVWRMEAVLDTYALPYDARRPVICFDEKSYQMLDHVRDPLPPVPGHPARVDHEYKRCGTVNFFVAFEPLMGQRTVTVTERRGNAEFAAELQALDVRYAAADTIVLVLDQLSTHSPAALYQHLPAEEARRLSRRFEWVYTPKHASWLNMAELEWSVLQRQCLGQRLASVDAVEAELLAWETDRNARSVRANWQFSISAARDKLKRHYHFDE from the exons ATGGGGCGAAAGAAACAGTTTGTGGTGGTGTTGACGGCAAACGAGCGGCAGGAACTGACGGACATGACCCGCAAAGGCGTCCACAGTGCGCGGGTCATGACCCGCGCCCGCCTGTTACTGCTCAGTGACCAGGGACTGAAGGATCGGGACGTCGCCGAGCGGGTGGGGGTCAGCACCGTGACCGTAGCCTCCATCCGGCGCAAGTTCGTACAGGGCGGCCTTCAGGCCGCCCTGTACGAAAGGGCCCGGCCGAAACAGCCGCCCAAACTGAATGCTCATGGGACGGCCATCCTCATTGCCGAAGTGTGCTCCGCGCCCGTCGGACGCGAAACCTGGACGATGCAGTTGCTGGCTGATCGCCTGGTGACGCTGGGGGTGGTGGACAGCATCAGTGATGAAACCGTCCGGCGTACGCTGAAAAAAACGT TCCTCAAGCCGTGGCAGGTCGAGAGTTGGTGTGTCGCCCAGGTAGGCGCGGACTTCGTGTGGCGCATGGAAGCCGTATTGGACACCTACGCCCTGCCCTACGATGCCCGTCGGCCGGTGATCTGCTTCGACGAGAAGTCCTACCAGATGCTCGATCACGTGCGCGATCCACTGCCACCAGTGCCGGGACACCCGGCACGGGTTGATCATGAATACAAACGCTGTGGCACGGTGAATTTCTTCGTGGCCTTCGAACCGCTGATGGGTCAGCGCACGGTGACGGTCACGGAACGGCGAGGCAACGCCGAGTTCGCGGCGGAGCTCCAGGCGCTGGACGTGCGGTACGCGGCAGCGGACACGATCGTGCTGGTGCTGGATCAGCTGTCTACGCACAGTCCAGCCGCGCTGTATCAACATCTCCCGGCCGAGGAGGCGCGTCGGCTGAGCCGACGCTTCGAGTGGGTGTACACGCCCAAACATGCGTCGTGGCTCAACATGGCGGAACTGGAGTGGTCAGTCCTGCAACGACAGTGTCTGGGGCAGCGCTTAGCCAGTGTGGATGCTGTGGAGGCGGAACTGCTGGCGTGGGAAACAGACCGCAATGCGCGGTCTGTGCGGGCGAATTGGCAGTTCTCGATATCGGCGGCACGAGACAAGCTCAAACGCCACTACCACTTCGATGAATAG
- a CDS encoding M50 family metallopeptidase → MNVVQGITAALTPLGLLWTVLIIGVATFLHELAHYALARWQGVAVHSFSVGMGPVLLRRQWRGTEWRLSLLPIGGYVEIDGMAPEEDASGQVRAATRGFAALPAWGKVAVLLAGPVMNLLVAVLLMTVTFTAQGVPAPDRARIEEVVAGSAAQTLGLQAGDVITAIDGQDIPDTTRVDGRDAAGWEGVRDVLTRAGPHTFTVVRAGQTRDVRFDWTPTVNGERQLLGIRYGPDVQATTAPAAFIRAWQVTGEAVPQVLKSFGGLFQRFLTLNFSRDENVSGPIGTAEIVSRAAALSPWALVQIAILLNLSLAFFNLLPIPGLDGGRILLVLVGAVRGRPLTFSQEQAINLAGFAFVMMLMLFVVVRDVSRFF, encoded by the coding sequence GTGAACGTGGTCCAGGGCATCACGGCCGCGCTGACGCCGCTGGGCCTGCTGTGGACGGTGCTGATCATCGGCGTGGCGACCTTCCTGCATGAACTGGCGCACTACGCGCTGGCCCGCTGGCAGGGCGTGGCCGTGCACTCGTTCAGCGTGGGCATGGGGCCGGTGCTGCTGCGGCGCCAGTGGCGCGGCACCGAGTGGCGGCTGAGCCTGCTGCCCATCGGCGGGTACGTGGAGATCGACGGCATGGCCCCCGAAGAGGACGCGAGCGGTCAGGTGCGGGCGGCCACGCGGGGCTTCGCGGCGCTGCCCGCCTGGGGCAAGGTGGCGGTCCTGCTGGCCGGGCCGGTCATGAACCTGCTGGTCGCGGTGCTGCTCATGACGGTGACCTTCACAGCGCAGGGCGTGCCCGCCCCGGACCGCGCCCGTATCGAGGAGGTCGTGGCGGGGTCCGCCGCGCAGACCCTGGGCCTGCAGGCCGGGGACGTGATCACCGCCATCGACGGGCAGGACATCCCGGACACGACCCGCGTGGACGGACGTGACGCTGCCGGCTGGGAAGGCGTGCGGGACGTGCTGACCAGGGCCGGGCCGCACACCTTCACAGTCGTGAGGGCCGGGCAGACCCGCGACGTGCGCTTCGACTGGACGCCCACCGTGAACGGCGAGCGGCAACTGCTGGGCATCCGCTACGGCCCGGACGTGCAGGCCACCACCGCGCCCGCCGCGTTCATCCGGGCGTGGCAGGTGACGGGCGAGGCGGTGCCGCAGGTCCTGAAAAGCTTCGGCGGGCTGTTCCAGCGGTTCCTGACCCTGAACTTCTCCCGCGACGAGAACGTCAGCGGACCCATCGGCACGGCCGAGATCGTCTCGCGGGCCGCCGCGCTGAGCCCCTGGGCGCTCGTGCAGATCGCCATCCTGCTGAACCTGTCGCTGGCGTTCTTCAACCTGCTGCCCATTCCGGGCCTGGACGGCGGGCGCATCCTGCTGGTCCTGGTCGGCGCCGTGCGGGGCCGCCCGCTGACCTTCAGTCAGGAGCAGGCCATCAACCTCGCGGGCTTCGCGTTCGTGATGATGCTGATGCTGTTCGTGGTCGTGCGGGACGTCAGCCGCTTCTTCTAG
- the dxr gene encoding 1-deoxy-D-xylulose-5-phosphate reductoisomerase, with the protein MKQEQQAESGAAQSGTVQSSTAQSSAVQSIAVLGSTGSIGTQALDVARERGWQVAALAAGRNLELLEAQVREFRPGLVSVQENVLGEARARLSGLGAQVIADPSEVAAQRADVVVNAMSGLIGLAPTRAALEAGQAVALATKEAMVTAAHLMWQAAAVGGGRVVPVDSEHTGMFQCLTGEDMADVAELILTASGGPFRLGPDDLSGVTPAQALRHPSWSMGPKVTLDSATLLNKGLEVMECASLYGLPLSQVGVVVHPQSIVHAAVRYRDGSLKAQFGPTDMRLPIAYAIDAAPTGMQRPGDVRGARRGPEVASHGSWPLLGDWEFRAPDLRRFPCLELAYRAGNAGGLAPVVLNAADEIAVDAFLAGQIGFMDIPRLIERLLDETPAGELTWDSLNEADAWARVRARELCAHGLSNSTGSGVRA; encoded by the coding sequence ATGAAGCAGGAGCAGCAGGCAGAGAGCGGCGCAGCGCAGTCTGGTACGGTGCAGTCCAGTACGGCGCAGTCCAGTGCAGTGCAGTCCATCGCGGTACTGGGCAGCACGGGCAGTATCGGCACGCAGGCGCTGGACGTGGCGCGTGAGCGCGGCTGGCAGGTCGCGGCGCTGGCGGCCGGGCGGAACCTGGAACTGCTGGAAGCGCAGGTGCGGGAGTTCCGCCCCGGACTGGTCAGCGTGCAGGAGAACGTGCTGGGCGAGGCCCGCGCGCGCCTGTCGGGGCTGGGGGCGCAGGTGATCGCGGACCCGTCCGAGGTCGCCGCGCAGCGTGCAGACGTGGTCGTGAACGCCATGAGCGGCCTGATCGGGCTGGCCCCGACCCGCGCGGCGCTGGAGGCCGGGCAGGCCGTGGCGCTGGCCACCAAGGAGGCGATGGTCACGGCCGCGCACCTGATGTGGCAGGCGGCGGCCGTGGGCGGCGGGCGGGTCGTGCCGGTGGACAGCGAGCACACGGGCATGTTCCAGTGCCTGACCGGCGAGGACATGGCTGACGTGGCGGAGTTGATCCTCACGGCGTCCGGCGGGCCGTTCCGGCTGGGCCCGGACGACCTGAGCGGCGTGACGCCCGCGCAGGCGCTGCGCCACCCGTCCTGGAGCATGGGGCCGAAGGTGACGCTGGACAGCGCCACGCTGCTGAACAAGGGCCTGGAGGTCATGGAGTGCGCCAGTCTGTACGGCCTGCCGCTGTCGCAGGTGGGCGTGGTGGTGCACCCGCAGAGCATCGTGCACGCGGCCGTGCGCTACCGGGACGGGAGCCTGAAGGCGCAGTTCGGGCCGACGGACATGCGGCTGCCCATCGCGTACGCCATCGACGCCGCGCCGACCGGCATGCAGCGTCCGGGGGACGTGCGGGGCGCGCGGCGTGGCCCGGAGGTCGCCTCGCACGGGTCGTGGCCGCTGCTGGGTGACTGGGAGTTCCGCGCGCCGGACCTGCGGCGCTTCCCGTGCCTGGAACTGGCGTACCGCGCCGGGAACGCCGGGGGCCTCGCGCCGGTGGTGCTGAACGCCGCCGACGAGATCGCCGTGGACGCCTTCCTGGCCGGGCAGATCGGGTTCATGGATATTCCGCGCCTGATCGAGCGACTGCTGGACGAAACGCCGGCCGGCGAGTTGACCTGGGACTCACTGAACGAGGCGGACGCCTGGGCGCGGGTGCGGGCGCGCGAACTGTGCGCCCACGGCCTGAGCAACAGCACGGGCAGCGGGGTGCGGGCGTGA
- a CDS encoding phosphatidate cytidylyltransferase — MESLSSRVLTSVVGFAIISVVVWIGWWAMLPALLFVSVMGLFEYIRMLDRNDIDVRRVSLGVFAVALILASLPMWPQTPWPGGSWREAVMTVAVAYLLVIEVIRPGERPLERIVYSVFGLLYIPWLLGYFLMLRYSPDAGDGLLYFALPLLATFAADIGAYFMGYLFGRRKLAPEVSPGKTVEGAIGGLIASFVIVLALTTVTGIWSPLEALLYSILVASASQLGDLSESLIKRSLKTKDSGNSLPGHGGFLDRIDSLLFAVPATYLFLHINIFTR, encoded by the coding sequence GTGGAGTCGCTGAGCAGCCGCGTCCTGACCAGCGTGGTGGGGTTTGCGATCATCAGCGTGGTCGTGTGGATCGGGTGGTGGGCCATGCTGCCCGCGCTGCTGTTCGTGTCGGTGATGGGCCTGTTCGAGTACATCCGCATGCTCGACCGCAACGACATCGATGTGCGCCGCGTGAGCCTGGGCGTGTTCGCCGTGGCGCTGATCCTGGCGAGCCTGCCTATGTGGCCGCAGACGCCCTGGCCCGGCGGGTCGTGGCGCGAGGCGGTCATGACGGTTGCCGTGGCATACCTGCTGGTCATAGAGGTCATCCGGCCCGGTGAGCGGCCACTGGAACGCATCGTGTACTCAGTGTTCGGCCTGCTGTACATTCCGTGGCTGCTGGGGTACTTCCTGATGCTGCGCTACAGCCCGGACGCCGGGGACGGCCTGCTGTACTTCGCGCTGCCGCTGCTGGCGACCTTCGCGGCCGATATCGGCGCGTACTTCATGGGGTACCTGTTCGGGCGGCGCAAGCTGGCGCCGGAAGTCAGCCCCGGCAAGACCGTCGAGGGGGCCATCGGCGGGTTGATCGCCAGTTTCGTGATCGTGCTGGCCCTGACGACCGTGACCGGCATCTGGTCGCCGCTGGAAGCGCTGCTGTACTCGATTCTGGTGGCCAGCGCCAGCCAGCTGGGCGACCTGAGCGAGAGCCTGATCAAACGCTCCCTGAAAACCAAGGACAGCGGCAACAGCCTGCCCGGTCACGGCGGGTTCCTGGACCGCATCGACAGCCTGCTGTTCGCGGTGCCCGCCACGTACCTGTTCCTGCACATCAACATCTTCACGCGCTGA
- the frr gene encoding ribosome recycling factor translates to MADMKAIQADTREKMTKAIESLENNLSVLRTGRANPGILKKIVVDYYGSTVPIDQVASISTPDARTLVITPWDRGALNPIEKAIRDSDLGLNPNNKGDTIFISLPMLTEERRKDLVKNAKNYAEDARIAVRNIRKHSLDEVKKVEGIGDDEIKRGEADVQKITDEFVARVDSTFQKKEQEILG, encoded by the coding sequence ATGGCTGACATGAAAGCAATCCAGGCCGATACGCGCGAGAAGATGACCAAGGCCATCGAGTCGCTCGAGAACAACCTGTCCGTGCTGCGCACGGGCCGCGCCAACCCCGGCATCCTCAAGAAGATCGTCGTGGACTACTACGGCAGCACCGTGCCGATCGATCAGGTGGCCAGCATCAGCACGCCGGACGCCCGCACGCTGGTCATCACGCCCTGGGACCGGGGCGCGCTGAACCCCATCGAGAAGGCCATCCGCGACAGTGACCTGGGCCTGAACCCCAACAACAAGGGCGACACGATCTTCATCAGCCTGCCCATGCTGACCGAGGAGCGCCGCAAGGACCTCGTGAAGAACGCCAAGAACTACGCCGAGGACGCCCGCATCGCCGTTCGCAACATCCGCAAGCACAGCCTGGATGAAGTGAAGAAGGTCGAGGGCATCGGTGACGACGAAATCAAGCGCGGCGAGGCCGACGTGCAGAAGATCACCGACGAGTTCGTGGCGAGGGTGGACAGCACCTTCCAGAAGAAGGAGCAGGAAATCCTCGGGTGA